In Porphyrobacter sp. LM 6, one DNA window encodes the following:
- a CDS encoding zinc ribbon domain-containing protein gives MSVSDVVQNFKNIERSSSCYIYPNIPPKKLKNCIESYCFSGSQVDFLLDDTIWGSAKDGMAISNGNLYYKQIGEGPKVLDLSTVKKFTYEKRMLGNIEIFIDGMPFLTVTGFDKAYHDILLDMLNACAAEACGASKPEETPKPKAKSKKKAIEDPIIESETVQCAGCDALLPKDAKFCPECGTKVQARGICGECSEELPEAAKFCPKCGASSGVQKAPVEPGANLNALREQLSEWLAGAEQEASIDSDGDMSFRINQTKPDFASGYRAWSTKYDITVSSEGKSEEQTDTACFSPDDDFSVGSPYCRVGRLASAQYQGTINASFFVLKNVEVHAIELKEGQLQIPKIGSNKISISSLTARKDDDGSFGVEYELSAYPGHIVSFEFSSEKPEDDASAWGRFEEEPTQTGTSWLWDVKPGQKIYLTFGEFEPLVDGVQASFSGEARPSEGSYESHEASDSSWSDDVPSSGNEEVDTILQAAAERMLELDWFEDSITNGGSIQKLALFLTGEPDEFTITARMGVADRQDELDEDELQETRSAIDTYFDLNDVKVQLSSQGYDWSGLAGIECEISLLEGENGGSRGFGGQGSDSGDGVTGYFEWHMFRGSVNIDDMEDEDERDAAEQAAVFVEQGDQEGALQALPALWFEYNMDNLDSSPDEFMPSSQQVYFEANYANPDHDIVLDYEDGTLIVTATIRFPMQVNPGVDEDEINDWLSENGGYAAGFLSANWSYNGDEGGHFVFREFADEEGYEESSSFETADFRSEALQIVRDTLASSNGVTVFIAEEAGQDLLDELVQELISDGALCVTVDAGQSMMDYVAPLLEVEDGHTAILNGVQNISEEVIDDFLRIVCDRVLVGTIGEGDAARSFETAIPQFNLVLVDHGSDDLNFGTLRMRQASQLVVTDDQVLTLDGSSDGASQDDDDGSAIPGEVEQYIRLNDDGTVSAVIVYTAIEDDSGNVVIRGAYYGYCGGGVNDGGYFVIDHENGDVRALEYSDIDELESDDPELARIYNSLMQEVWKLLSEDDGELKLSAEGENLMAEADDTECCMTSGFDGDALDEVSQLWHMTLHFES, from the coding sequence ATGTCAGTTTCGGATGTCGTGCAAAATTTCAAAAATATTGAGCGATCCAGCAGCTGCTATATCTACCCGAATATACCCCCAAAGAAGTTGAAAAACTGCATTGAGTCTTACTGCTTTTCTGGATCACAAGTAGATTTCCTTTTGGATGATACGATTTGGGGTTCAGCAAAAGACGGAATGGCGATTTCAAATGGAAACCTGTATTATAAGCAAATCGGAGAAGGCCCAAAAGTACTAGACCTCTCAACGGTAAAAAAATTCACTTATGAAAAGCGCATGCTCGGTAACATCGAAATATTTATCGATGGCATGCCATTTTTGACCGTAACAGGTTTCGACAAGGCATATCACGATATTTTATTAGATATGCTCAATGCTTGCGCTGCAGAAGCCTGTGGAGCATCTAAGCCTGAGGAAACTCCAAAGCCTAAGGCAAAATCGAAAAAGAAGGCTATTGAAGATCCGATAATAGAAAGTGAGACAGTCCAGTGTGCTGGGTGCGATGCGCTGCTCCCAAAAGATGCTAAGTTTTGTCCCGAATGCGGAACGAAAGTGCAGGCAAGGGGCATTTGCGGTGAGTGCAGCGAGGAATTGCCCGAGGCTGCGAAGTTCTGCCCGAAGTGTGGAGCGAGTTCTGGTGTGCAGAAGGCGCCAGTGGAGCCTGGAGCTAACCTGAATGCGCTGCGGGAACAGCTTTCTGAATGGCTGGCCGGGGCAGAGCAAGAGGCCTCGATCGATAGCGATGGCGATATGTCGTTCCGCATCAATCAAACCAAGCCTGACTTTGCCTCCGGATATCGCGCCTGGTCGACGAAATATGACATAACGGTCAGCTCAGAAGGAAAGAGCGAAGAGCAGACCGATACCGCCTGTTTTAGCCCCGACGATGATTTTTCAGTCGGCAGTCCTTACTGCCGTGTCGGCAGGTTGGCTTCTGCCCAGTACCAAGGAACCATCAACGCATCCTTCTTTGTGCTCAAGAATGTTGAGGTCCATGCGATCGAGCTGAAAGAGGGCCAGCTGCAGATCCCGAAGATCGGTTCGAATAAGATCAGCATTTCGAGCCTTACAGCCCGCAAGGATGACGACGGCTCCTTCGGGGTTGAATACGAACTGAGTGCGTATCCCGGCCATATCGTGAGCTTTGAATTTTCGTCCGAGAAGCCTGAGGATGATGCCAGCGCTTGGGGTCGGTTTGAGGAAGAGCCCACCCAAACGGGCACGAGCTGGCTATGGGATGTCAAACCTGGCCAGAAAATCTATCTGACGTTTGGTGAGTTTGAGCCGCTGGTAGACGGCGTGCAGGCCTCCTTCAGTGGCGAAGCAAGGCCGTCTGAAGGGAGCTATGAAAGCCACGAAGCCAGCGATAGCTCTTGGTCGGACGACGTTCCTTCATCTGGCAATGAAGAGGTCGACACTATCCTCCAGGCCGCAGCAGAGCGCATGCTGGAGCTCGACTGGTTCGAAGACAGCATTACCAATGGCGGGAGTATCCAAAAGCTTGCGCTATTTCTGACCGGAGAACCCGACGAGTTCACAATAACAGCCCGAATGGGGGTGGCCGACCGGCAAGACGAATTGGATGAGGATGAGTTGCAAGAGACGCGGTCAGCGATTGACACCTATTTTGACCTCAATGACGTCAAGGTGCAGCTCTCCTCCCAAGGGTATGATTGGAGTGGGCTGGCCGGCATTGAATGTGAAATTTCATTGCTGGAAGGTGAAAACGGGGGCTCACGGGGCTTCGGTGGCCAAGGATCCGATAGCGGCGATGGTGTGACTGGATATTTCGAATGGCACATGTTCCGCGGATCAGTGAACATCGATGACATGGAAGATGAAGACGAGCGAGATGCCGCAGAGCAGGCGGCAGTGTTTGTCGAGCAAGGTGACCAAGAAGGCGCGCTGCAAGCGCTTCCGGCGCTCTGGTTTGAATATAATATGGACAACCTGGACAGCTCTCCAGACGAGTTCATGCCCAGCAGCCAGCAAGTCTACTTTGAAGCCAACTATGCCAATCCGGATCACGATATCGTTCTAGATTACGAGGACGGCACGCTCATCGTAACCGCCACAATCCGGTTCCCGATGCAGGTCAATCCTGGCGTTGATGAGGATGAGATAAATGACTGGCTCAGTGAAAACGGCGGCTATGCGGCTGGTTTCCTGAGTGCGAATTGGTCCTACAACGGTGATGAAGGCGGCCACTTTGTGTTCCGCGAATTCGCCGATGAGGAGGGCTATGAGGAAAGCTCATCGTTTGAAACTGCCGATTTCCGCTCTGAGGCTCTTCAAATCGTAAGGGATACCCTCGCCAGCTCGAACGGTGTTACAGTTTTCATCGCAGAAGAGGCAGGTCAGGACCTACTGGATGAGCTCGTTCAGGAGCTGATCAGCGATGGGGCGCTGTGCGTTACAGTCGATGCCGGTCAGAGCATGATGGACTATGTAGCACCGCTCTTGGAAGTGGAGGATGGACACACTGCCATTCTGAATGGCGTCCAGAACATCTCTGAGGAAGTGATCGATGATTTCCTCCGGATCGTGTGCGATCGGGTGCTGGTTGGAACCATCGGAGAGGGAGATGCAGCCCGCAGTTTTGAAACAGCAATCCCTCAGTTCAATCTCGTGCTCGTTGATCATGGAAGTGACGATCTGAACTTCGGGACACTGCGAATGCGGCAGGCATCCCAATTGGTCGTCACTGATGACCAGGTCCTCACTTTGGACGGATCGTCTGATGGCGCTAGCCAAGATGATGATGACGGATCCGCCATTCCTGGCGAGGTCGAACAGTACATTCGGCTCAATGACGACGGTACTGTGAGTGCCGTTATCGTCTATACGGCCATCGAGGATGACAGCGGCAACGTTGTGATCCGCGGCGCCTATTACGGTTATTGCGGTGGCGGCGTGAACGACGGGGGGTATTTCGTCATTGATCATGAAAACGGTGATGTGCGCGCGCTAGAGTACAGCGACATTGACGAGCTTGAATCTGACGATCCCGAACTAGCGAGGATCTATAACTCGCTGATGCAAGAGGTCTGGAAGCTTCTCTCAGAGGATGATGGCGAACTAAAGCTATCTGCCGAAGGAGAGAATCTAATGGCCGAGGCCGATGACACGGAATGCTGCATGACCTCGGGTTTCGATGGGGATGCATTGGATGAAGTTTCGCAGCTCTGGCACATGACTTTGCATTTCGAGAGCTGA
- a CDS encoding YbjN domain-containing protein, with product MTEIIPECDVTIATFADVLNAAAIDCTVEKGGDIYVTTFLFNFWISIDEERKFVRFYSYWPVAVDTPEDRIYQFVNDCNDSLILVQFSVTEDRQRFYGHYMMPYREGLIKSHILRMARLFSELFHQAVEHKDTEDLLGVESLDACASIPDAAERGAVH from the coding sequence ATGACAGAAATAATTCCTGAATGTGACGTCACAATTGCGACGTTTGCCGATGTACTCAATGCTGCGGCCATCGATTGTACGGTAGAGAAAGGGGGAGATATCTACGTCACAACCTTCCTGTTCAATTTCTGGATTTCGATTGATGAAGAACGTAAGTTTGTGCGATTTTATTCATATTGGCCTGTGGCAGTCGATACTCCCGAGGACAGGATCTATCAGTTCGTCAATGACTGCAACGACAGCCTGATCCTGGTTCAATTTAGTGTGACGGAGGATAGGCAGCGGTTCTACGGTCACTACATGATGCCCTATAGAGAAGGTCTAATAAAATCGCATATTTTACGGATGGCCCGGCTCTTTTCAGAACTCTTTCACCAGGCTGTGGAACATAAAGATACAGAGGACTTGCTGGGAGTTGAGAGTCTGGATGCGTGCGCATCGATCCCCGACGCAGCCGAGAGAGGCGCGGTTCATTAA
- a CDS encoding 8-oxoguanine DNA glycosylase OGG fold protein translates to MSSADVWDHGVAINLANWERYSASQDEGDACLVAEICAEIQHSGECLITRGYVLQTFSQSFRKGVIASVIWGYPKGRFPGGRSFSGIFSRSEELAITLTGLRRREPMAARDICSQFQGFPGLGPSTYTKMLYFAGIEAVEGPCLIYDQMVMRAIAESDEPSWADIKAELGSCRYPNGRFKMYARGTQEGTYGGYLRAAHGLATAARSAESIELELFMQAPRGRPTQHRQV, encoded by the coding sequence ATGAGTTCAGCAGACGTTTGGGATCACGGTGTCGCAATTAATCTCGCAAATTGGGAGCGATATTCTGCCTCCCAGGACGAGGGAGATGCCTGTTTGGTCGCTGAGATTTGCGCTGAGATACAGCATTCAGGTGAGTGCCTGATTACGCGCGGATATGTCCTGCAGACTTTCTCTCAGTCCTTCAGGAAGGGCGTTATAGCCTCGGTGATATGGGGCTATCCTAAAGGGAGATTTCCTGGCGGGAGGTCATTTTCCGGTATCTTCTCGAGGTCTGAAGAGCTTGCCATCACGCTTACAGGCCTAAGGCGCAGAGAGCCGATGGCTGCCCGGGATATCTGCAGTCAGTTCCAAGGGTTTCCTGGGCTTGGCCCGTCGACCTACACTAAAATGCTATACTTCGCTGGCATTGAAGCCGTCGAGGGACCCTGTCTGATTTACGATCAGATGGTGATGCGGGCCATTGCTGAAAGCGATGAGCCTTCCTGGGCGGATATCAAGGCCGAGCTTGGGTCATGCCGATATCCAAATGGCAGATTTAAAATGTATGCTCGGGGCACCCAAGAGGGCACTTACGGCGGATATCTGCGAGCCGCGCATGGTCTCGCGACTGCGGCGAGGAGCGCGGAGTCAATTGAACTTGAGCTGTTTATGCAGGCACCGCGGGGGCGGCCAACACAGCACCGGCAAGTATGA
- a CDS encoding HEAT repeat domain-containing protein, with the protein MASVKFKLVIEVDGAECFNEELGSECVSGLTGRLQDIEENKDLFGYLAQCASSEVRTDIAYKDNLNEETVELLSQDASIEVRRRLCGQTPFREWASTELLLEYIGADIECAKTIAGSVGDYNNADANKVAIELCKHSDPDVRNALAGSWGAPKKFVKQLLSDPDASVRASAKRTLD; encoded by the coding sequence ATGGCATCCGTGAAATTCAAATTGGTGATTGAGGTTGATGGCGCCGAGTGTTTCAATGAGGAACTAGGTTCTGAATGTGTAAGCGGCCTTACCGGACGTCTACAGGATATTGAGGAAAATAAGGACCTTTTTGGGTATCTTGCCCAGTGTGCATCCTCGGAAGTTCGCACAGACATCGCCTACAAGGACAATTTGAACGAAGAAACCGTCGAGCTGCTCTCGCAAGACGCTTCTATTGAAGTGCGCCGTAGACTGTGCGGTCAGACACCCTTCCGAGAATGGGCATCAACCGAGCTTCTTCTCGAGTATATCGGCGCAGACATTGAATGCGCCAAAACCATTGCTGGCAGCGTTGGGGACTACAATAATGCGGATGCCAACAAGGTGGCAATTGAGCTGTGCAAACATTCCGACCCAGATGTCCGAAACGCATTGGCCGGAAGCTGGGGTGCGCCGAAGAAGTTTGTGAAGCAATTGCTCTCGGATCCGGATGCCAGTGTTCGTGCTTCAGCGAAAAGAACGCTCGACTGA
- a CDS encoding HEPN domain-containing protein, with amino-acid sequence MAKTHQPEIPPIGNFAALKEKQRANRGSFPEGLGLRVHRALSWLGRAEAETNDPDIRFILLWIGFNAAYAADIERDTESERGVFQTFFEAVVRLDSDDRVYQAVWQRFPQEIRILIANRHIFLAFWKHQNGVPGYEDWADRMSTSQRAINGAIARKDTAKILSVLFDRLYVLRNQLIHGGATWNSSVNRSQVKDGAALLGVLLPVFINIMMDNPDHDWGKPYYPVVE; translated from the coding sequence ATGGCAAAAACTCATCAACCAGAAATCCCTCCGATCGGTAATTTTGCGGCTCTAAAAGAGAAGCAAAGGGCCAATCGCGGCAGTTTTCCTGAGGGCTTGGGTTTGCGCGTGCATAGAGCGCTGAGCTGGCTAGGTCGCGCGGAAGCTGAAACTAACGATCCCGACATTCGATTCATTCTGCTTTGGATCGGTTTCAACGCCGCCTACGCTGCGGACATTGAGCGTGACACCGAGAGCGAGCGAGGCGTCTTTCAGACCTTTTTCGAGGCAGTTGTTCGGCTTGATTCTGACGACAGGGTCTACCAAGCAGTCTGGCAGAGATTTCCTCAAGAAATCAGGATTCTAATCGCAAACCGTCACATCTTCTTGGCTTTTTGGAAGCACCAGAACGGTGTGCCAGGATATGAAGATTGGGCTGATCGCATGTCCACAAGTCAGCGTGCGATTAACGGTGCGATCGCCCGCAAAGACACGGCTAAGATACTGTCGGTCCTTTTTGATCGGCTATATGTCTTACGTAACCAACTGATCCACGGTGGCGCGACGTGGAACAGTAGTGTCAACAGGTCACAGGTTAAGGATGGGGCGGCGCTCTTAGGGGTTTTGCTACCTGTTTTTATCAACATTATGATGGACAACCCGGACCATGATTGGGGCAAGCCGTATTACCCTGTTGTTGAGTGA
- a CDS encoding IS3 family transposase (programmed frameshift), producing MRKSRFTEAQIIGMIKEQEAGLPTVEVCRKHGLSTATFYKLKAKYGGMEVSDARRLRQLEDENGRLKRLLADSMLDNAILKDLLGKGLTTPVQRRDAVLRVLRDYEISQRRACGLIGVDPKTVRRERPPDHSVIRDAMKEVAGKRRRFGYRRIGVMLERQGMIMNHKKLYRLYREEGLSVRRRRGRKRARGSRTPMPLPLRPGVRWSMDFVSDTFGASRKFRILAINDDCCRENLCLVADTSISGARVARELDTLVRLYGKPACIVSDNGTEFTSRAILEWAGKNQIEWHYIDPGKPQQNGFIESFNGSLRDELLNEELFDSLADARRKLAIWRYDYNNVRPHSSLGNRTPAQARRAFLHDGGVTPDALVPVQGPSYLTAGLSL from the exons ATGAGGAAGAGCCGTTTCACCGAGGCGCAGATTATCGGGATGATCAAGGAGCAGGAGGCCGGGCTGCCGACCGTGGAGGTTTGCCGCAAGCACGGGTTGAGCACGGCAACGTTTTACAAGTTGAAGGCGAAGTACGGCGGCATGGAAGTATCGGATGCCCGTCGCCTGCGTCAGCTTGAGGACGAGAACGGCAGGCTCAAGCGCCTGTTGGCCGACAGCATGCTGGACAACGCGATCCTCAAGGACCTGTTGGGAAAAG GTCTGACGACGCCAGTCCAGCGGCGAGACGCGGTGCTTCGGGTGTTGCGGGATTACGAGATCTCGCAGCGCCGGGCCTGCGGGCTGATTGGTGTCGATCCCAAGACGGTCCGGCGCGAACGCCCGCCGGACCACAGTGTCATTCGCGATGCGATGAAGGAGGTTGCCGGTAAGCGCCGCCGTTTTGGCTATCGCCGGATCGGCGTCATGCTGGAGCGCCAGGGAATGATCATGAACCACAAGAAGCTTTACCGGCTATACAGGGAAGAAGGCCTGTCGGTGCGCCGTCGGCGTGGCCGCAAACGGGCGCGGGGCAGCCGAACGCCGATGCCTTTACCGCTGCGTCCTGGCGTACGCTGGTCGATGGACTTTGTGTCAGACACCTTCGGTGCGTCGCGCAAGTTCAGGATTTTGGCGATCAATGATGATTGCTGCCGGGAGAACCTGTGCTTGGTGGCAGATACCAGCATCTCCGGCGCCCGGGTAGCGCGTGAACTCGATACGTTGGTGCGCCTCTATGGGAAACCGGCTTGCATCGTCAGTGACAATGGGACCGAATTTACCAGCCGGGCGATCCTGGAATGGGCCGGCAAGAACCAGATCGAATGGCACTACATAGATCCGGGCAAGCCCCAGCAGAACGGGTTTATCGAGTCCTTCAACGGCTCGCTGCGCGACGAACTGCTGAATGAGGAGTTGTTCGACAGCCTGGCCGATGCCCGGCGCAAACTGGCCATCTGGCGCTATGACTACAACAACGTCCGGCCGCACTCATCGTTGGGGAACCGAACTCCGGCACAAGCGCGTCGGGCGTTCCTGCATGATGGAGGCGTCACACCCGACGCGCTTGTGCCGGTGCAGGGACCGTCGTATTTAACCGCTGGACTCTCGTTATGA
- a CDS encoding S1C family serine protease, which translates to MKRLGLAVALILCPLQAQARTPSADEILDQANHYTVKVRRVGSIGFNEDEGTSAHATGFLVDRARGWILTNAHVASRSPVTLTVSFKAQKYITARRVFVDRLTDVAVLEIDPKDIPSDAATAELQCNAMPRVGTPVAIFGHPGSLSYTATRGIISSISWVFPTEIIQSDATVNGGNSGGPLIDLSTGKIVGIAAASFRDTNDDHSTAVSFSEPIPPVCQILDLLKSGRDARYRQLPAAYATAEDDDRPIVATVFDPTSGLEIGDRIVAVNGRGDVRNTSDLASRLRGNEGMVNVTVQRDGREVALSLATRVMPEITQTKSIELSGLVISNQWKLDSAEFQHEGYLFIDFTRPGSEAEMTEAYPGQHLVAVNNRTFTDLDQLFNYLQNLPAESDIDLILKAAASEQPFYRQYHLVTLPRGEPRWLEAARPADD; encoded by the coding sequence GTGAAGAGACTGGGCTTAGCCGTAGCACTTATATTGTGCCCTTTGCAGGCTCAGGCTCGTACGCCCTCAGCAGACGAAATCCTGGATCAGGCGAATCATTACACCGTCAAGGTGCGACGTGTCGGCTCGATTGGCTTCAATGAAGATGAGGGTACATCCGCCCATGCGACTGGATTCTTAGTTGATCGTGCCCGAGGGTGGATACTGACTAATGCGCACGTGGCTAGTCGTTCGCCAGTCACCCTTACGGTATCTTTCAAAGCGCAAAAATATATCACTGCACGGCGGGTTTTCGTCGATCGGCTGACTGATGTGGCCGTTCTGGAAATTGACCCCAAAGATATTCCATCAGACGCCGCCACGGCTGAACTTCAATGCAACGCAATGCCGCGCGTGGGAACTCCGGTAGCGATTTTTGGCCATCCCGGAAGCCTGTCCTACACTGCAACGCGCGGCATAATTTCCAGTATCTCCTGGGTGTTCCCGACCGAGATCATTCAGAGCGATGCGACGGTGAATGGCGGCAATTCAGGCGGGCCGCTAATTGATCTGTCGACAGGCAAGATTGTCGGCATTGCGGCGGCAAGCTTTCGCGACACAAACGACGATCATTCAACAGCAGTCTCGTTTTCCGAGCCCATACCGCCGGTCTGCCAGATCCTCGATCTGCTGAAATCTGGACGCGATGCGCGCTACCGGCAATTACCTGCGGCCTACGCTACAGCCGAGGACGATGATCGCCCCATTGTCGCAACAGTGTTTGACCCTACTTCGGGTCTTGAAATTGGCGACCGCATAGTTGCGGTCAATGGGCGCGGCGATGTCCGCAACACGTCAGACCTTGCCAGCAGGCTCCGTGGCAATGAAGGAATGGTCAATGTGACCGTTCAGCGGGATGGACGAGAGGTTGCTTTGAGCTTGGCGACCCGTGTGATGCCCGAAATCACCCAAACCAAATCGATCGAGCTTTCAGGACTGGTGATTTCCAACCAATGGAAACTGGATAGCGCGGAATTCCAGCACGAAGGCTATCTTTTCATCGATTTTACGAGGCCAGGCTCCGAAGCCGAGATGACCGAGGCATACCCCGGGCAGCACCTTGTTGCCGTGAACAATCGAACATTCACTGACTTGGACCAGCTTTTTAACTACCTCCAAAACCTTCCAGCAGAGAGCGACATTGATTTGATCCTCAAAGCGGCAGCTAGCGAGCAACCCTTCTATCGTCAGTATCATTTGGTCACACTGCCTCGTGGCGAACCACGTTGGCTTGAGGCTGCTCGGCCTGCTGACGATTGA
- a CDS encoding 5'-nucleotidase translates to MPSDTSLPIVIGISSRALFRLEDENAIFEQEGVEAYRQHQLDAEESLLEPGSAFPLVQGLLNLNEAPSKPLVEVVIISHNSPELSLRIFRSIEDHGLDIRRAAFTSGASIGPFLEAFGVDLFLSRDAASVVEGLERGIASAHLYTPPEGFTPDEQQIRIAFDGDAVIFSAEAERIYQSQGLHAFTEHEREKAKEPLPEGPFANVLRKLGALRAQPNVGPARLSFALVTARSAQTHERVIRTLRQWGVTLDAAFFMGGSPKKHLLSAYKPHIFFDDQDVHCAPAAQITPAGRVPSIDV, encoded by the coding sequence GTGCCTTCAGATACCAGCTTGCCGATTGTGATAGGCATCTCGAGCCGGGCTCTGTTCCGGCTCGAGGATGAAAATGCGATTTTTGAGCAGGAAGGAGTTGAGGCTTACCGGCAGCACCAACTTGATGCAGAAGAAAGCCTGCTCGAACCAGGCAGTGCATTTCCTTTGGTTCAGGGCCTATTGAACCTCAATGAAGCGCCTTCGAAGCCGCTGGTGGAGGTGGTGATCATCTCCCATAACAGTCCAGAACTAAGCCTCCGAATTTTCCGCTCAATAGAGGATCACGGCCTGGATATCCGACGCGCGGCTTTTACGAGCGGAGCCTCAATCGGACCATTTCTGGAAGCATTTGGCGTCGATCTCTTTCTCTCTCGTGACGCCGCAAGTGTTGTAGAAGGCCTAGAGCGAGGGATAGCGTCGGCGCATCTCTACACTCCCCCCGAAGGCTTCACTCCTGATGAGCAGCAAATCCGCATCGCTTTCGATGGAGATGCTGTGATCTTTTCGGCTGAGGCAGAGCGTATTTATCAATCACAAGGGCTCCATGCTTTCACCGAGCACGAGCGGGAAAAGGCCAAGGAGCCATTGCCTGAAGGTCCGTTCGCTAATGTGCTGAGGAAGCTGGGTGCCCTGCGTGCGCAACCTAATGTTGGGCCAGCGCGCCTTTCTTTCGCCTTGGTGACAGCCCGGAGCGCGCAAACCCATGAGAGGGTGATCAGAACCTTGCGACAGTGGGGCGTCACCCTAGATGCCGCATTTTTTATGGGGGGCTCGCCGAAGAAGCATCTTTTGTCTGCATATAAGCCCCACATCTTTTTCGATGATCAAGACGTGCATTGCGCGCCGGCCGCGCAGATAACACCCGCAGGAAGGGTGCCATCGATAGACGTTTGA